One window of Vigna radiata var. radiata cultivar VC1973A unplaced genomic scaffold, Vradiata_ver6 scaffold_500, whole genome shotgun sequence genomic DNA carries:
- the LOC106778642 gene encoding metalloendoproteinase 1-like translates to MKPNLSAFLLLFLLLLHQALLANAVPPVYKIRQIGQIGYKWGKRTAKTVFDYIHQHNFSSPQQNQTLQKIEGLSRIKEYFYNFGYLQFSETFDDFLDQPTVSAIQTYQQSFNLTVTGKLNNETLQLISLPRCAVPDRNFDYGFTENVSWPKAGNQWSQKKNLTYGFLPESDIPDNAMKVFGQAFTRWANATGLLNLTQTKYDDADIKVGFYVLDDIYDFDVDVFGISFIREESPLSVKTAEIRLNANRSWALPSENNSLSWEDDVLDLESVAMHEIGHLLGLDHSFLNDSVMYPYILPSQQRKIQLSNSDKTKILQQNIESNSGYCGSWRVLVITTLSLGFSYMVLLA, encoded by the coding sequence ATGAAACCAAACCTTTCTGCGTTCCTATTATtgttccttctccttctccacCAAGCCCTTTTGGCGAATGCGGTTCCTCCTGTTTATAAAATTCGCCAAATTGGCCAAATCGGATACAAGTGGGGAAAAAGAACTGCCAAAACGGTTTTTGACTATATCCACCAACACAACTTTTCTTCTCCACAACAAAACCAAACACTACAGAAAATCGAAGGCTTGTCTCGAATCAAAGAGTACTTTTATAACTTTGGCTACCTTCAATTTTCTGAGACATTCGACGATTTTTTGGACCAGCCAACAGTATCAGCCATCCAGACCTACCAGCAATCTTTCAATCTCACAGTTACCGGCAAACTAAACAACGAGACATTACAACTAATCTCACTACCCCGATGTGCTGTCCCCGACAGGAATTTCGACTACGGCTTCACCGAAAACGTGTCGTGGCCCAAAGCCGGTAACCAGTGGTCCCAAAAGAAAAACCTCACGTACGGTTTTCTGCCGGAAAGTGATATCCCGGACAACGCCATGAAAGTGTTCGGACAGGCATTCACGCGGTGGGCGAATGCCACAGGGCTTTTGAACCTCACGCAGACAAAGTACGATGACGCTGACATTAAGGTTGGATTCTACGTACTCGATGACATCTATGACTTTGACGTCGATGTGTTTGGCATCAGCTTTATAAGGGAGGAATCTCCGTTAAGCGTGAAGACGGCGGAGATACGTCTCAACGCGAACAGGTCCTGGGCGCTGCCCAGTGAAAACAACAGCTTGTCGTGGGAGGATGATGTTCTGGACTTGGAGAGTGTGGCGATGCATGAGATTGGACATTTACTTGGACTTGACCACTCTTTCTTGAATGACTCTGTTATGTACCCTTACATTTTGCCATCACAACAACGAAAGATACAACTCTCCAACTCCGACAAGACCAAGATTCTTCAACAGAACATTGAATCCAATTCTGGTTATTGTGGAAGTTGGAGAGTTCTTGTAATTACCACCTTGTCCCTTGGATTTAGTTATATGGTGCTTCTAGCTTGA